One Varibaculum prostatecancerukia genomic window, GGCGATGGTTAAATCAACCCCGACACTAACCGCACCGTCCTCGCCGATAGAAACTTCCCGCACCATATCCAGGTCGGTGATAGCCCGCCCCAGTTCGGGATCGATTACCCGGGATAGTGCCTGCCTTACTGCCTCTTCATTTAACTGACTCATGCCCTCTATCCTATATGGCGCGTGCCGCGTCCTCACTTTTGGCTGCGCTGCCCTTCCGAAAGCAAAATCAGGAGTTTAACTATTTTTTACTTTATTCACGAGGTGACGGCGGGGGATTATCCTCTCCGCGCGCATGTTTTCCCCGCTCAGGATGATTTATGTCTTCCTCTATCTCGCGGCGTGCCTTTTGGTACTCCTCTTCGCGGAGCTCATCTAGAAGGTCGCGGAGTTCGCCACGAACGAAGTCTCGGGTGGCCACCTCTGACATTGACAGCCGCAAAGAAGCAATCTCGCGGGTGAGATACTCAATCTCGGCATGATTCTTTTCCGCGCGCCGTCGGTCTTGTTCCGCGGAAACTCGGTCACGGTCGTCTTGCCGGTTTTGTGCCAACAAAATCAGGGGAGAAGCATAGGAAGCCTGCAAAGATAGCATCAAAGTGAGGGCGGTAAAGCCGATAGCTGAGCTGTCAAAACGCCAGGCATCGGGAGCCCAAGAGTTCCAACCTAACCACAAAACTACGAATACCGTCAGGTAGACCAAGAATTGCGGGGTTCCCTGGAAACGCGCAAAAGATTCTGAAACTCGTCCCACGCCCTC contains:
- a CDS encoding DUF1003 domain-containing protein, whose amino-acid sequence is MADRLDTPRERRRRFRLPRINLQSEGVGRVSESFARFQGTPQFLVYLTVFVVLWLGWNSWAPDAWRFDSSAIGFTALTLMLSLQASYASPLILLAQNRQDDRDRVSAEQDRRRAEKNHAEIEYLTREIASLRLSMSEVATRDFVRGELRDLLDELREEEYQKARREIEEDINHPERGKHARGEDNPPPSPRE